One part of the Glycine max cultivar Williams 82 chromosome 14, Glycine_max_v4.0, whole genome shotgun sequence genome encodes these proteins:
- the LOC100797307 gene encoding protein GRAVITROPIC IN THE LIGHT 1 codes for MECSDTKPVKPNSNNISEMVCKFAKVCKLKSIGVFSSEIPNLPHLQRSIYNETLLSEDSSEESRCYDQKVHPHPTEVPAKENACAGLEVMRKLFDAVSALKLAYLQLQQAHIPYDPQKIVAADDLVVAELEKLCKFKREYVQKHCKKTRFNAARSSLLMAEIVAKEALLGKLKSQNSAKDSDILQLWRELQDLEMGNRNLSEKIKQISLEKRRAGVLSVTKFQDVFKAASKSIHDFAKPLISLMKASGWDLDRAANSIENGAVYSKRCDKKYAFEAYIARRMFHGIALTSYDVSDIMKFDDPFDALMENPHSDFAKFCQAKYLLVVHPKIEESFFGNLDHRTFVMSGKHPRTKFYQLFAKMAKWVWVLLGSAVSIDPEATLFSVSRGSVFSSLYMESVEEEKESAILSDEERVTYKVQFMIMPGFQIGKMVVKSRVYVSKHSLS; via the coding sequence ATGGAGTGCTCAGATACTAAGCCTGTGAAACCCAACTCGAATAATATATCGGAAATGGTGTGCAAGTTTGCCAAAGTTTGTAAATTGAAGTCTATTGGGGTGTTCTCTTCCGAAATCCCCAATCTCCCTCACTTGCAAAGATCCATTTACAATGAGACCCTTCTGAGTGAAGACAGCAGTGAAGAGAGCAGATGCTATGACCAGAAAGTGCATCCCCACCCCACTGAAGTTCCTGCCAAAGAAAATGCTTGTGCTGGTTTGGAGGTCATGAGGAAGCTGTTTGATGCTGTTTCGGCGCTGAAATTGGCATACCTTCAGCTTCAGCAGGCTCATATCCCTTATGACCCTCAGAAGATTGTTGCAGCTGATGACCTTGTTGTTGCTGAGCTTGAGAAGCTTTGCAAGTTCAAGCGCGAATATGTGCAGAAACATTGCAAGAAAACAAGGTTCAATGCCGCTCGTTCTTCTCTCTTGATGGCTGAAATTGTGGCCAAAGAGGCACTTTTGGGGAAGCTGAAGTCTCAGAACAGTGCCAAAGATTCTGATATTCTTCAGTTGTGGCGGGAGCTGCAAGATTTGGAGATGGGGAATAGAAATCTGAGTGAGAAGATCAAGCAGATAAGTTTGGAGAAAAGGAGAGCAGGTGTTTTGAGTGTTACTAAGTTTCAGGATGTCTTCAAGGCTGCTTCAAAGTCCATTCATGATTTTGCAAAACCGTTGATTAGCTTGATGAAAGCTTCGGGTTGGGACCTTGATAGGGCTGCAAACTCCATTGAGAATGGTGCTGTTTATTCCAAAAGGTGTGACAAGAAGTATGCTTTTGAGGCCTACATTGCGCGCAGAATGTTTCATGGGATCGCTTTAACATCTTATGATGTGAGTGATATTATGAAGTTTGATGACCCTTTTGATGCACTGATGGAGAATccacattctgattttgccaaATTTTGTCAAGCAAAGTACCTTCTTGTTGTGCATCCGAAAATTGAAGAGTCATTCTTTGGCAATTTGGATCACAGAACATTCGTAATGAGTGGCAAGCACCCTAGAACCAAGTTCTATCAGTTGTTTGCTAAAATGGCAAAATGGGTTTGGGTTTTACTTGGATCTGCTGTGTCAATAGATcctgaagcaaccttgttttcGGTGAGCAGAGGAAGTGTGTTTTCCAGCTTGTACATGGAATCTGTTGAGGAAGAAAAGGAGAGTGCAATACTTTCAGATGAAGAAAGAGTGACATATAAAGTTCAGTTCATGATCATGCCAGGGTTTCAAATTGGAAAGATGGTGGTGAAGTCTCGAGTTTATGTCTCGAAACATTCTTTAAGCTAA
- the LOC102660853 gene encoding transcription repressor OFP17 gives MKGKALGVFKSKLLRPCKKLFLFFRLRSKKPVFIRALKFRAHKSTFPKASFPRKPTMPSLLQSMFRSPKKSKHADMLQGLRSPSNVHETPLFPSPLTPAFVTAREVEKREEALRQEVEDACRSFENYLVEMIVEEGKTRDLMDVEELLYCWKNLKCPVFIDLVSRFYGELCKDLFSPDSEEGDSSK, from the coding sequence ATGAAAGGGAAAGCATTGGGTGTCTTTAAATCCAAGCTTCTCAGGCCATGcaaaaaactatttttgttctttagaCTTAGGTCCAAGAAACCTGTGTTTATAAGAGCTCTCAAGTTCCGTGCTCACAAGTCCACTTTCCCTAAGGCCTCTTTCCCAAGAAAACCAACAATGCCCTCTTTGTTGCAATCCATGTTTCGTTCTCCAAAGAAATCTAAGCACGCAGACATGCTGCAAGGACTCAGGAGTCCCTCAAATGTGCATGAAACTCCACTCTTTCCATCGCCGCTTACCCCGGCTTTTGTAACGGCTCGTGAGGTGGAGAAGAGGGAGGAGGCTTTGAGGCAAGAGGTGGAAGATGCATGCAGGAGTTTTGAGAACTATTTGGTGGAGATGATTGTGGAAGAAGGGAAGACCAGGGACCTGATGGATGTGGAGGAACTTCTATACTGTTGGAAGAACCTCAAGTGTCCTGTGTTCATTGATTTAGTTAGTAGATTTTATGGAGAGCTTTGTAAGGACTTGTTTTCTCCGGATAGTGAGGAAGGTGACAGTTCCAAGTGA